The following DNA comes from Bacteroidales bacterium.
ACCATGGCACAAGATAACCCCAACCCGGAATCTTCCGATAAGCTTGTAGTTCTTTGGACAAGCGGAGATCCCTATGTAGCCGAACGGGTCGCTTTCATGTATACCCATGCTGCCAGGAAAAACCAATGGTTCGAAGAGGTTACGCTTATTGTATGGGGCCCTTCGGCAAAACTTATTTCTGAAAACCAAAAGCTGCAGGAAAAGGTGAAGCAAATGCAACAGGACGGAATAGTACTCAAAGCATGCATAGCTTGTGCCAGCAGCTATAACGTGGTCGATGAACTGAAAGCCTTAGGTTTTGAGGTGAAGGGAATGGGAAAACCATTAACAGAATACCTTAAAAGCGATGCCGAAGTGCTGACATTCTAACAGTTTACTTTCTCCCTACCAGGTAAAAACAGGAATATACGTGCGGGATGATCGTTCCGGATAAGCTTTTAAAATATTTAAAAGGCTTGTAAGGTTCGC
Coding sequences within:
- a CDS encoding DsrE family protein, whose protein sequence is MAQDNPNPESSDKLVVLWTSGDPYVAERVAFMYTHAARKNQWFEEVTLIVWGPSAKLISENQKLQEKVKQMQQDGIVLKACIACASSYNVVDELKALGFEVKGMGKPLTEYLKSDAEVLTF